Below is a genomic region from Triticum dicoccoides isolate Atlit2015 ecotype Zavitan chromosome 5A, WEW_v2.0, whole genome shotgun sequence.
ttcccatatttcacaaatattccaaaaatattctccgtccgcttttatcccgtttggaccccgtttgatatggattttctgcgaaacaaaaaacatgcaacaaacaggaactggcactgggcactggatcaatatgttagtcccaaaaatagtataaaagtcgccaaaagtatatgaaagttgtataatattggcatggaacaataaaaaagtatggatacgacggagacgtatcagtaacataccgatgacaaagggaataacatatgttgttatgcggtttgaccgataaagatctttatagaatatgtaggaaccaatatgagcatccaggttccactattggttattgaccagagatgtgtctcggtcatgtctacatagttctcgaacccgtagggtccgcacgcttaacgttcgatgatgatttgtattatgagttatgtgttttggtgaccgaagtttgttcggagtcccggatgagatcacggacatgacgagaagcctcgaaatggtcaagaggtaaagattgatatattggaaggttataagcggacaccggaatggttttgataaggttcggggattttttggagtaccgggagcttACCGGACGCCCCCCCCCCctggggaaagttaatgggcctaatgggccatagtggagaagaGAAGGCAGCacacaggaggtggcgcccccctctctttccttctccttctccctcctttcccctttcccctttcTGTTGGAagcaaggggggccgaatcctacttgggctaggagcccaagtaggacacctccttggcgtgccccccttgggccgaccacctcctcctcccctcccccctttatatacgtgggtggGGGCACCCAAAAGACACACCAAGATTtctattagccgtgtgtggtgcccccccccTCCACAGCTTACTCTTTCgggcatattgtcgtagtgcttaggcgaagccctgcgcagatcacatcaccatcatcgtcatcacgccgtcgtgctgtcggaactctccctcgaccctctactggatcaagagctcgagggacgtcatcgagctgaacgtgtgctgaacacggaggtgtcgtacgttctgtacttggatcggttagatcatgaagacgttcgactacatcaaccacgttaacctaacgctttctctttcggtctacgagaatacgtggacacactctccccctctcgttgctatgcatctcctagatagatcttgcgtgatcgtaggaatttttttaaaattgcatgctacgttccccaacatggacaTGGTGTgggaggagcaggcggaggaaaagctcgccgccggcagggcGATCGCGTCGGATGCGGACCTGGCAGAGCAGGAGGCGTTGCTTGACTCCTATCGctcctccggcgagatccgcctcgCCCGCTGGCGATACCGCTAGCGGGTGGCGGAGGTGGCGGCCGCCTACAAGGAGTGCAATGAGGCGTGCGAGGCAGTGTTCGGCAAGACCAACGAAGAAAAGGACATTTGCGGgtcgccgttggagatgcccttataccTTTACATAAGGAAAAACTCTCAATTTCCCTAAAAAACAAACATGCCAATAGGTATACTACTATAACTTATTGGGTGAGTTAATGTTAAATTTGATCTAAGATTTATATATTAGTGACATACTCTctgtgtaaagaaatataaaatcgTTTTATTCAGAGGAGTACTTATGAGCATTGTTTAAAAAAATCTTTCGATTCAACAATCAATCTTTTGATTTATCGCTATTCGGGGGTGAACGATAAGATTATGCCCTATCTTCAGGGAATCTACCGATAAATCGGACCTATTCATAGCACTATGTTTGCAAAAAAGAAAACTATGTATATATGTGTTTTGTGGACCTTCTTATGCAATATGTATTGTTGTCTTATTTTGTTTGTCATTATATGAGGATTAAAAGGATAGAAATCAAGGTAACACTTCTACCAAATATTGTTTTAGCGTTGAATATAGCGTATTTTAGTGTTAGAAACCTGAGATTTGGACCAATAAAATCAATTAATCAGACGATTTCTGATTAATCTCTAATCCCCACCAACCAAGATGATAATTATCCTCAACATTGCCTATGGGTATGGTATAACCAAAATTGTGTCCcactagttgtggtttttgattaataTAATTATTATTCTTTGACAGAAATAAAATACTATAATAAAGTTGGCTTTACTCTAAAAACAAAGAACTTCTGAGTATGGTTGGTGCTAGTGTTATATGAAGCTTCTAGAAGGCCCCGAGCCCCCAAAACACATCATCAACTACCTCCTTCCTGAGTTCTCTCTCACATAAACGACGCGTCGactctccctccctctcctcctcccccctctagCAATCGGCGAGCGATGGCGTGGGCGACACGGTTCCTGTCTGCGGTGTGCTTCTTCGCGGCGGGCGTCCTCTTCGCCCCAGATGTCCTCGTCGGCGACCGCTCCGGCTCCGGCGCCACCGCCGTCACGGCCGCCAAGGTGTCCCACCTCCTCTGCTTCGCCACCTGCTGGGGCGCTGCGCTCTGGGCTACCTTCATCGGCGGAATCATCATGTTCAAGTAATCATCTGCTTCCCCCCATGCTCAAATTCCCCCAATTTTTTGAAAAACGAACGAAATCTCTTGAGCTGATCGATTCGCTTTTACTGAATCCTCCAAGGAATCTGCCGAGGCACCAGTTCGGGAACCTGCAGGGGAAGATGTTCCCGGCCTACTTCACGCTCATCTCCGCCTGCGccgccgtctccgtcgccgcctTCGCCTACCTCCACCCGTGGAAGGCCGCCTCCGCCGTGGAGCGCTACCAGCTTGGCTTCCTCATCTCCGCGCTCGGCTTCAACCTCTCCAACCTGCTGGTCTTCACCCCCATGACCATTGAGNNNNNNNNNNNNNNNNNNNNNNNNNNNNNNNNNNNNNNNNNNNNNNNNNNNNNNNNNNNNNNNNNNNNNNNNNNNNNNNNNNNNNNNNNNNNNNNNNNNNNNNNNNNNNNNNNNNNNNNNNNNNNNNNNNNNNNNNNNNNNNNNNNNNNNNNNNNNNNNNNNNNNNNNNNNNNNNNNNNNNNNNNNNNNNNNNNNNNNNNNNNNNNNNNNNNNNNNNNNNNNNNNNNNNNNNNNNNNNNNNNNNNNNNNNNNNNNNNNNNNNNNNNNNNNNNNNNNNNNNNNNNNNNNNNNNNNNNNNNNNNNNNNNNNNNNNNNNNNNNNNNNNNNNNNNNNNNNNNNNNNNNNNNNNNNNNNNNNCCCAGGAGATCTCTTGGTAAATTCCCTGCAAGATAAAACAAATATTAGATCCACCCTCTGTAAACTGGACTAGATAACTGAAGTTATTGATTGTTGTCATTGCTCCGAATAAGCAATTGACCCTGGGATTTGTACCAAGGACTACTTAGCAGCAATCAGCAATTCGTATGGTGAACATATAATGTTCTGTTCGCATGTTATACTCATCATCTAATTTGCAGTTGCATGCCATATATACTTAGCAGTATAGTAGCATTATCTGTTGAATGTAACATCATGTAAACAGAGGGCAAAGCTGATAAAAGTATATTTACTTTGCTAGTACTTCTATGTTGGTTGATAGTTTAGTGACATGCTATTTGTGTACCGGAGGTGTTCGAAGGTTGCAGTTTGTGGCAAACCTTTATTTTGGGTGGGCTATCTTGATTCTGCCGTTGTCATTTTATTGCTTTTGGTCGTTGGCAGTACTTCAACCAAATATTTGCTGTAACTTAATGTTAAATGCTTGTCTAGGCTATCTTTTCATGCAATCATGCATCTTGTAATATTCTGCTCACTGCTATACTCTGTGCCCAGTTTTCTTCATGTGATTATGCTTTCTATGATATGATACTTATTTCTAAAACCAATATTTGGTGTAAATATGCCTTGTATAATGTACAGTACAATTGTAAAACTGTTCTCTGAATTTATTAGTCTCACATTGTGGTTGGGCAGCCTTGTTTAGTTAATGGTCTATTAATGGTACAGTTTCAGTACTCAATATAGATCTGTCGGTGCACCAACTGCCCATATTATTGCTAGCATTCTTTTTATGGAATTAGATGGATCCATGCACATCAGGGCAGGAAAAACCTGCATCTACAATGGAAGAAAAACAGTTTTAGCTAGATTGCTAGGCAAGATGCAGTAGTCTTCATCCATACATTAAAAGAATGTAAGTGGCAATGGAAAttaagaaaacctgaagtttataaGCAAAATAATTGGCCACATCTTGACACCATTTGTTGGGCCATTCATATTCCAAGATTTGCACTCATGCTTAATTGTTAGCTTAATATCAGTATGTGACAACGTCTAGAATGATGTACTTATATGAAGAAACGTTGATATGAATTGTGAGAAAAGGAACACATTTTTTATTGTGTGAAGTGAACCTAGGTGAATGggaattgtactttgataaactaGAAGGCACACTTTTCCTATTTCCTTGCATTTTCTGGTATACACAGCTGCTTGAactagttgtatgcttgctcattgcagatgatgaagaagaggcaCAAGATCGAGAGAGAGCTTAGCATCGGTGACGAGGTCGGGTGGTCAAAGAACGTCAAGACGGCAAAAAGCAACCCTACCCTCGCTGCGATGAACAAGAAGTTTGGGATGATCCACGGTCTCTCATCGCTGGCCAACATCTTGTCGTTCGGCAGCCTTGCCATGCACTCCTGGTACCTTGCCAGCAAGCTTGAGCTGTGAAGTGTACAGGCACCCAGCTTGACCACGGACACACGGTTGAATCTAGTATCATCACAATATGCCTATGCTTCGTTCTAAAAGCGGCTACATGTTATGAGCTTGCAAACAGATTTAATTGTAGACTTGACTTTGGATGATTGTACTTGAAACAACTTGCTGGAGGAAACGTTACCGGTTACCCCGTTACTGCTGCCAAATGCTAATAGTATGTCTCGTGAGAACTTTCCTCAAATCCCCGATAgctgatttttttttttttttgagcgtCGATAGCTGAATTGCTTTGTGTGAAGTTCGTACAAGGAGTTTTAGGGTTGGGGGAGTGGCATTCCCATCCGCCCAGTCTGGTTCCTACGGCAGCGCCCTGCAGTTACAGAATATATCCTACACAGGCTCCACAAATGCTATGTATCGCTTGTTGTGAGCATTAAGCTTCTGATCGCTCACTAGCGTACGAGATGGGGCGGCTCATTAGGAAGGTTTCTGAACCTTTTTTTAATACTGTTCTATCTGTTTTATTTTTGTATTTTGTTTTGGTTTGCTTTCCCATTTTTTCAGTTCCTTTTTTTTCAAAAACTCacaaattaaaaaaagaaaaaatcttCAAAATT
It encodes:
- the LOC119300090 gene encoding transmembrane protein 205-like — protein: MAWATRFLSAVCFFAAGVLFAPDVLVGDRSGSGATAVTAAKVSHLLCFATCWGAALWATFIGGIIMFKNLPRHQFGNLQGKMFPAYFTLISACAAVSVAAFAYLHPWKAASAVERYQLGFLISALGFNLSNLLVFTPMTIEMMKKRHKIERELSIGDEVGWSKNVKTAKSNPTLAAMNKKFGMIHGLSSLANILSFGSLAMHSWYLASKLEL